In Bactrocera oleae isolate idBacOlea1 chromosome 5, idBacOlea1, whole genome shotgun sequence, a genomic segment contains:
- the gd gene encoding serine protease gd isoform X2, producing the protein MPSVLALLKNANTNKKAIIPISPCPKIFQYRFDGTEWFGILSARNTDFAEALQIKVTLSMRGKPTTSYLGEIELLSRGQFHSNAPVLYKIKFPKTHFPPKLLHVTANNHAICVGQSDLSIFVTQIQLEHTRKFTFISNDEPSDTLPEHAQFSATLMEDEEDDDDDIAFLSTDTKFSAEQLPITHGEIELKHITLNSICGKTKLHLHSRASTSFLPALTAKADNAKTLTPTANAQRSYQKSGRYAAGTQAATASSHNDRSSTPLVISSDETPTLLSNMPIRIVSGTEFGDFNASSGTSPPPLLTRGAWPWLAAIYVNNLTSLSYQCAGTLVSAHVVVSSAHCFHFQRQHHKASEVLVFLGRHNLRNWNEEHSIAAPVSEIFLHPEYDATLGTYDADIAVLVLQIQVRFNTYILPACLWSGDSQLENMVGERGFVVGWGFSHIHGGAPLIDDKPTKAAVPHVTESPIVSNEVCFASNPRIRSLSSNRTFCAGLQTASPVTRSAVGPCAGDSGAGLLLQRNNRWILRGTVSAALPVQHNKCIGNQYVIHADVAKYLDWIMAFTL; encoded by the exons ATGCCAAGCGTTTTGGCGCTGCTTAAAAacgcaaatacaaataaaaaagcaat CATACCCATCAGCCCGTGTCCGAAAATCTTCCAATATCGCTTCGATGGTACGGAGTGGTTTGGCATTCTCTCTGCGCGTAATACCGACTTCGCGGAAGCTCTGCAAATTAAAGTGACACTCTCCATGCGTGGAAAACCAACGACG AGTTACCTAGGCGAAATTGAATTGCTTTCGCGCGGCCAATTCCACAGCAATGCCCCAGtcctatataaaatcaaatttccCAAAACACATTTTCCACCGAAGTTGCTGCACGTAACTGCAAACAACCATGCCATTTGTGTAGGTCAATCAG ATCTTAGTATATTCGTCACACAGATTCAGCTGGAGCACACAAGAAAATTTACGTTCATCAGCAATGATGAGCCGTCAGACACACTGCCGGAACACGCACAATTCTCTGCTACTCTGATGGAGGATGAAGAGGACGACGATGATGACATTGCCTTCTTGTCAACCGATACGAAATTTAGTGCGGAACAATTGCCAATCACACATGGAGAAAT tGAGCTGAAACACATTACGCTAAACAGCATCTGCGGAAAAACCAAACTACACTTACATTCTCGAGCATCCACGTCTTTTCTGCCTGCACTTACCGCAAAAGCTGACAATGCTAAGACTCTAACCCCCACCGCAAATGCGCAGCGATCCTACCAAAAATCCGGTAGATATGCAGCAGGTACTCAAGCCGCTACAGCGAGTAGTCACAATGACAGGTCCAGCACCCCACTAGTAATATCCAGTGACGAAACTCCTACTCTACTATCTAACATGCCCATTCGCATTGTAAGTGGCACTGAATTTGGCGACTTCAACGCTTCGTCGGGTACTTCTCCACCGCCATTATTGACGCGCGGAGCATGGCCGTGGCTGGCCGCAATTTACGTGAATAATTTGACATCGCTTTCTTATCAGTGCGCTGGCACTTTGGTGTCCGCGCATGTGGTTGTAAGTTCAGCGCATTGTTTCCACTTCCAAAGGCAACATCACAAGGCCAGTGAAGTGTTAGTATTTCTAGGTAGACATAATTTACGAAACTGGAATGAGGAACACTCCATCGCTGCACCGGTAAGTGAGATTTTCCTACATCCGGAATATGATGCCACATTGGGAACATATGATGCGGACATAGCGGTATTGGTGTTGCAGATTCAAGTTCG GTTCAACACTTATATTCTTCCTGCTTGCCTATGGAGCGGTGACAGTCAACTTGAGAATATGGTTGGGGAGCGTGGCTTTGTTGTAGGTTGGGGCTTTTCGCACATCCACGGAGGTGCTCCATTGATTGATGATAAGCCCACAAAAGCCGCAGTTCCACACGTCACTGAATCACCAATTGTTTCAAACGAAGTGTGTTTTGCGTCAAATCCAAGAATACGCAGCCTCAGTTCTAATCGAACTTTCTGCGCAGGTTTGCAAACAGCTTCACCTGTAACTCGAAGTGCTGTCGGGCCTTGTGCCGGCGATTCAGGTGCCGGGCTATTGTTGCAAAGGAACAACCGTTGGATATTACGTGGCACAGTTTCGGCCGCTCTACCCGTGCAGCACAACAAATGCATCGGCAATCAATATGTCATACATGCGGATGTGGCAAAATATTTAGATTGGATCATGGCATTTACTCTTTAA
- the gd gene encoding serine protease gd isoform X3, which translates to MRFHFTPILIIILQQINRFFTQSIPISPCPKIFQYRFDGTEWFGILSARNTDFAEALQIKVTLSMRGKPTTSYLGEIELLSRGQFHSNAPVLYKIKFPKTHFPPKLLHVTANNHAICVGQSDLSIFVTQIQLEHTRKFTFISNDEPSDTLPEHAQFSATLMEDEEDDDDDIAFLSTDTKFSAEQLPITHGEIELKHITLNSICGKTKLHLHSRASTSFLPALTAKADNAKTLTPTANAQRSYQKSGRYAAGTQAATASSHNDRSSTPLVISSDETPTLLSNMPIRIVSGTEFGDFNASSGTSPPPLLTRGAWPWLAAIYVNNLTSLSYQCAGTLVSAHVVVSSAHCFHFQRQHHKASEVLVFLGRHNLRNWNEEHSIAAPVSEIFLHPEYDATLGTYDADIAVLVLQIQVRFNTYILPACLWSGDSQLENMVGERGFVVGWGFSHIHGGAPLIDDKPTKAAVPHVTESPIVSNEVCKQLHL; encoded by the exons ATGCGTTTCCACTTCACCCCCATCCTCATCATTATTCTGCAacaaataaatcgattttttactCAAAGCATACCCATCAGCCCGTGTCCGAAAATCTTCCAATATCGCTTCGATGGTACGGAGTGGTTTGGCATTCTCTCTGCGCGTAATACCGACTTCGCGGAAGCTCTGCAAATTAAAGTGACACTCTCCATGCGTGGAAAACCAACGACG AGTTACCTAGGCGAAATTGAATTGCTTTCGCGCGGCCAATTCCACAGCAATGCCCCAGtcctatataaaatcaaatttccCAAAACACATTTTCCACCGAAGTTGCTGCACGTAACTGCAAACAACCATGCCATTTGTGTAGGTCAATCAG ATCTTAGTATATTCGTCACACAGATTCAGCTGGAGCACACAAGAAAATTTACGTTCATCAGCAATGATGAGCCGTCAGACACACTGCCGGAACACGCACAATTCTCTGCTACTCTGATGGAGGATGAAGAGGACGACGATGATGACATTGCCTTCTTGTCAACCGATACGAAATTTAGTGCGGAACAATTGCCAATCACACATGGAGAAAT tGAGCTGAAACACATTACGCTAAACAGCATCTGCGGAAAAACCAAACTACACTTACATTCTCGAGCATCCACGTCTTTTCTGCCTGCACTTACCGCAAAAGCTGACAATGCTAAGACTCTAACCCCCACCGCAAATGCGCAGCGATCCTACCAAAAATCCGGTAGATATGCAGCAGGTACTCAAGCCGCTACAGCGAGTAGTCACAATGACAGGTCCAGCACCCCACTAGTAATATCCAGTGACGAAACTCCTACTCTACTATCTAACATGCCCATTCGCATTGTAAGTGGCACTGAATTTGGCGACTTCAACGCTTCGTCGGGTACTTCTCCACCGCCATTATTGACGCGCGGAGCATGGCCGTGGCTGGCCGCAATTTACGTGAATAATTTGACATCGCTTTCTTATCAGTGCGCTGGCACTTTGGTGTCCGCGCATGTGGTTGTAAGTTCAGCGCATTGTTTCCACTTCCAAAGGCAACATCACAAGGCCAGTGAAGTGTTAGTATTTCTAGGTAGACATAATTTACGAAACTGGAATGAGGAACACTCCATCGCTGCACCGGTAAGTGAGATTTTCCTACATCCGGAATATGATGCCACATTGGGAACATATGATGCGGACATAGCGGTATTGGTGTTGCAGATTCAAGTTCG GTTCAACACTTATATTCTTCCTGCTTGCCTATGGAGCGGTGACAGTCAACTTGAGAATATGGTTGGGGAGCGTGGCTTTGTTGTAGGTTGGGGCTTTTCGCACATCCACGGAGGTGCTCCATTGATTGATGATAAGCCCACAAAAGCCGCAGTTCCACACGTCACTGAATCACCAATTGTTTCAAACGAA GTTTGCAAACAGCTTCACCTGTAA
- the gd gene encoding serine protease gd isoform X1, with amino-acid sequence MRFHFTPILIIILQQINRFFTQSIPISPCPKIFQYRFDGTEWFGILSARNTDFAEALQIKVTLSMRGKPTTSYLGEIELLSRGQFHSNAPVLYKIKFPKTHFPPKLLHVTANNHAICVGQSDLSIFVTQIQLEHTRKFTFISNDEPSDTLPEHAQFSATLMEDEEDDDDDIAFLSTDTKFSAEQLPITHGEIELKHITLNSICGKTKLHLHSRASTSFLPALTAKADNAKTLTPTANAQRSYQKSGRYAAGTQAATASSHNDRSSTPLVISSDETPTLLSNMPIRIVSGTEFGDFNASSGTSPPPLLTRGAWPWLAAIYVNNLTSLSYQCAGTLVSAHVVVSSAHCFHFQRQHHKASEVLVFLGRHNLRNWNEEHSIAAPVSEIFLHPEYDATLGTYDADIAVLVLQIQVRFNTYILPACLWSGDSQLENMVGERGFVVGWGFSHIHGGAPLIDDKPTKAAVPHVTESPIVSNEVCFASNPRIRSLSSNRTFCAGLQTASPVTRSAVGPCAGDSGAGLLLQRNNRWILRGTVSAALPVQHNKCIGNQYVIHADVAKYLDWIMAFTL; translated from the exons ATGCGTTTCCACTTCACCCCCATCCTCATCATTATTCTGCAacaaataaatcgattttttactCAAAGCATACCCATCAGCCCGTGTCCGAAAATCTTCCAATATCGCTTCGATGGTACGGAGTGGTTTGGCATTCTCTCTGCGCGTAATACCGACTTCGCGGAAGCTCTGCAAATTAAAGTGACACTCTCCATGCGTGGAAAACCAACGACG AGTTACCTAGGCGAAATTGAATTGCTTTCGCGCGGCCAATTCCACAGCAATGCCCCAGtcctatataaaatcaaatttccCAAAACACATTTTCCACCGAAGTTGCTGCACGTAACTGCAAACAACCATGCCATTTGTGTAGGTCAATCAG ATCTTAGTATATTCGTCACACAGATTCAGCTGGAGCACACAAGAAAATTTACGTTCATCAGCAATGATGAGCCGTCAGACACACTGCCGGAACACGCACAATTCTCTGCTACTCTGATGGAGGATGAAGAGGACGACGATGATGACATTGCCTTCTTGTCAACCGATACGAAATTTAGTGCGGAACAATTGCCAATCACACATGGAGAAAT tGAGCTGAAACACATTACGCTAAACAGCATCTGCGGAAAAACCAAACTACACTTACATTCTCGAGCATCCACGTCTTTTCTGCCTGCACTTACCGCAAAAGCTGACAATGCTAAGACTCTAACCCCCACCGCAAATGCGCAGCGATCCTACCAAAAATCCGGTAGATATGCAGCAGGTACTCAAGCCGCTACAGCGAGTAGTCACAATGACAGGTCCAGCACCCCACTAGTAATATCCAGTGACGAAACTCCTACTCTACTATCTAACATGCCCATTCGCATTGTAAGTGGCACTGAATTTGGCGACTTCAACGCTTCGTCGGGTACTTCTCCACCGCCATTATTGACGCGCGGAGCATGGCCGTGGCTGGCCGCAATTTACGTGAATAATTTGACATCGCTTTCTTATCAGTGCGCTGGCACTTTGGTGTCCGCGCATGTGGTTGTAAGTTCAGCGCATTGTTTCCACTTCCAAAGGCAACATCACAAGGCCAGTGAAGTGTTAGTATTTCTAGGTAGACATAATTTACGAAACTGGAATGAGGAACACTCCATCGCTGCACCGGTAAGTGAGATTTTCCTACATCCGGAATATGATGCCACATTGGGAACATATGATGCGGACATAGCGGTATTGGTGTTGCAGATTCAAGTTCG GTTCAACACTTATATTCTTCCTGCTTGCCTATGGAGCGGTGACAGTCAACTTGAGAATATGGTTGGGGAGCGTGGCTTTGTTGTAGGTTGGGGCTTTTCGCACATCCACGGAGGTGCTCCATTGATTGATGATAAGCCCACAAAAGCCGCAGTTCCACACGTCACTGAATCACCAATTGTTTCAAACGAAGTGTGTTTTGCGTCAAATCCAAGAATACGCAGCCTCAGTTCTAATCGAACTTTCTGCGCAGGTTTGCAAACAGCTTCACCTGTAACTCGAAGTGCTGTCGGGCCTTGTGCCGGCGATTCAGGTGCCGGGCTATTGTTGCAAAGGAACAACCGTTGGATATTACGTGGCACAGTTTCGGCCGCTCTACCCGTGCAGCACAACAAATGCATCGGCAATCAATATGTCATACATGCGGATGTGGCAAAATATTTAGATTGGATCATGGCATTTACTCTTTAA